TACCGGCGTACTTTCCGTAAAGAACTGTATCTCCAACTTTAACGGTAACACTGTCATCTTTTGTACCAGGACCCACAGCAACAACTTTACCTTTCTGTGGTTTTTCTTTTGCGGTATCAGGAATGTAAAGTCCAGATGCAGTTTTAGTCTCAGCTGCCATTGGCTCAATAAGAACTCGGTCTGCCAATGGTTTGATAT
The sequence above is a segment of the Maribacter dokdonensis DSW-8 genome. Coding sequences within it:
- a CDS encoding co-chaperone GroES, whose protein sequence is MAKVNIKPLADRVLIEPMAAETKTASGLYIPDTAKEKPQKGKVVAVGPGTKDDSVTVKVGDTVLYGKYAGTELKLEGTDYLMMRESDILAII